A genomic segment from Microtus pennsylvanicus isolate mMicPen1 chromosome 21, mMicPen1.hap1, whole genome shotgun sequence encodes:
- the LOC142839580 gene encoding uncharacterized protein LOC142839580, producing the protein MGLQGNAQPGAPKESRGPRRPSGGGRTRCRERAPAVCGARPPRRGPCSPGAGGARTCPAPRSSAAGRLHPPGALRASPRHRPPARSSAPAPGKTLPCGRRRRRRVSRQVGRSEPVAQPVTAAGLRRRRLSPTTTWRPRPPQEAGGRGGERRAGSDGPPACLPGWPRGTDSPPWGSATLRDVPAHPGNRGALDHEGVGRSASLPATSRSLRADSPSRSCHDPPGSSSTRTLNVYQECQRLKKSVLQVHPEFSASSVLRYS; encoded by the exons ATGGGTCTCCAAGGCAACGCGCAGCCCGGTGCCCCTAAGGAAAGCCGAGGACCGCGTCGCCCCTCA GGCGGGGGCCGCACGCGCTGTCGAGAACGGGCCCCGGCGGTCTGCGGTGCGCGGCCCCCTCGGCGCGGCCCGTGCAGCCCCGGGGCCGGCGGCGCCCGCACCTGCCCAGCGCCCCGCAGCAGCGCTGCCGGGCGGCTTCACCCACCTGGCGCCTTGCGCGCGTCACCGCGCCACCGACCCCCCGCGCGCTCCTCGGCACCCGCGCCGGGGAAGACCCTGCCgtgcggccgccgccgccgccgccgggtCAGTCGTCAGGTCGGCCGCAGCGAACCTGTTGCGCAGCCTGTCACGGCCGCTGGGCTCCGCCGGCGCCGCCTCAGCCCCACAACAACATGGCGGCCGCGGCCTCCGCAGGAAGCCGGGGGGCGGGGAGGCGAGCGACGGGCGGGCAGTGACGGTCCGCCCGCTTGCTTGCCCGGCTGGCCGCGGGGCACCGACTCCCCACCGTGGGGGAGCGCGACACTGCGTGACGTGCCTGCTCACCCCGGGAACCGTGGAGCCCTGGACCACGAGGGCGTGGGCCGAAGCGCTTCGCTTCCCGCGACGTCGCGAAGCCTCCGAGCTGACAGCCCTTCCAGGAGCTGCCACGACCCACCTGGCTCCTCCTCTACGAG GACACTCAATGTTTACCAAGAATGCCAACGCCTGAAGAAGTCAGTCCTCCAGGTCCACCCAGAATTCTCAGCATCCTCCGTCCTTAGGTATTCATGA